In the Leptotrichia sp. oral taxon 212 genome, one interval contains:
- a CDS encoding BMP family protein, with protein MRKILTFLSIMATLVLFVACGNSKPAEGEQKKDGGEKQVAQSADVKKNIAVVYSTGGKGDKSFNDAVFHGLEKAKAELGIKFSEYEPKNAESEAKEALEKFAETGEYDLIIGVGFTMKESVIAAATAYPDQKFAIVDETITGLPNVTSLTFKEHEGSFLVGALAAMMSKTGTVGFIGGMENPVIQKFEAGFAQGAKYINPNIKVLTVYIGGSNAFNDPASAKTKTETLIQQKADVVYHAAGGSGAGVFQAAKEKNVYAIGVDSDQDDIVPGTILTSMMKYVDVATFNIVKDTLEGKYTNEHHEYGVKENGVGTTNFKNTKDKIGEENIKKLDQIKQDISDGKITVSPTVEGKK; from the coding sequence ATGAGAAAAATTTTAACATTTTTAAGTATCATGGCTACATTGGTGCTGTTCGTAGCATGTGGGAATTCAAAGCCTGCAGAAGGTGAACAGAAAAAAGATGGTGGAGAAAAACAAGTTGCTCAGTCAGCTGATGTTAAAAAGAATATAGCTGTTGTTTACTCTACAGGTGGAAAAGGAGATAAATCATTTAATGATGCTGTATTTCACGGGTTAGAAAAAGCAAAGGCTGAATTAGGTATTAAATTTAGTGAATATGAACCTAAAAATGCAGAATCTGAAGCAAAAGAAGCATTGGAAAAATTCGCTGAAACAGGAGAATATGATTTAATCATTGGAGTAGGATTTACAATGAAAGAATCAGTAATTGCAGCTGCAACAGCTTATCCTGATCAAAAATTTGCCATTGTTGATGAAACAATTACAGGTCTTCCAAATGTTACTTCTTTAACATTTAAAGAACACGAAGGATCATTCCTTGTAGGAGCATTGGCTGCAATGATGAGTAAAACAGGAACAGTTGGATTTATAGGTGGTATGGAAAATCCTGTTATTCAAAAGTTTGAGGCTGGATTTGCTCAAGGAGCAAAATATATTAATCCTAATATAAAAGTATTAACAGTTTATATCGGTGGAAGTAATGCATTTAACGATCCTGCATCTGCAAAAACTAAAACAGAAACTTTAATTCAACAAAAAGCTGATGTAGTTTACCATGCTGCAGGAGGAAGTGGAGCAGGAGTATTCCAGGCAGCAAAAGAAAAGAATGTTTATGCAATTGGAGTAGATTCTGATCAGGATGATATAGTACCAGGAACAATATTGACTTCAATGATGAAATACGTTGACGTTGCTACATTTAACATAGTAAAAGATACTCTTGAAGGAAAATATACTAATGAACATCATGAATATGGAGTTAAGGAAAATGGTGTAGGAACAACTAACTTCAAAAATACAAAAGATAAAATTGGAGAAGAAAACATTAAAAAGTTAGATCAGATAAAACAAGATATAAGTGATGGAAAAATCACAGTTAGCCCTACTGTAGAAGGTAAAAAATAA
- a CDS encoding ABC transporter permease, with product MNIFQIIKFLIEQTIVIAPPILITSVGACLSERSGVVNIGLEGIMLSGAFATTVVNIATGNPYLGILAGIVVGGLISLIHAVISINLKGDQIISGVAINLFALATTSFLIKTLYGVAGTTPQAPHLANKKLVLIIIYTIAILSHYLLFHTVLGLRIRAVGEHPLAADTVGISVYKIRYISVILSGMYAGLGGAYLTAVTLPSFSNNMSAGRGFMAMAAMIFGKWNPIGAILASLLFAFGQAFADVIKASNFPIPQQFLTMIPYVLTLLALIGFVGRARAPKASGQPYNK from the coding sequence ATGAATATATTTCAGATTATAAAATTCTTAATAGAGCAGACTATAGTAATAGCACCTCCAATATTGATAACATCAGTAGGAGCCTGTCTATCTGAACGTAGTGGAGTTGTAAACATTGGACTTGAAGGAATAATGTTAAGTGGAGCATTTGCTACTACAGTAGTAAATATAGCTACAGGAAATCCTTATTTGGGAATACTTGCCGGAATAGTAGTAGGAGGACTCATATCCCTTATTCATGCAGTTATAAGTATAAATCTTAAAGGAGATCAGATAATAAGTGGAGTTGCGATAAATCTTTTTGCATTAGCAACAACGTCTTTCTTAATAAAGACATTATATGGAGTAGCAGGAACTACACCTCAGGCACCACACCTTGCAAATAAAAAATTAGTGTTAATAATAATATATACGATTGCGATTTTAAGTCATTATCTGTTGTTCCACACTGTCCTTGGACTTAGAATACGAGCTGTTGGAGAACATCCACTTGCAGCTGATACAGTTGGAATAAGTGTTTATAAAATAAGATATATAAGTGTTATTTTATCAGGAATGTATGCAGGACTAGGAGGAGCGTATCTTACAGCGGTAACACTACCTTCCTTTTCGAATAATATGTCAGCAGGAAGGGGATTTATGGCCATGGCGGCAATGATTTTTGGTAAATGGAATCCGATAGGGGCAATACTGGCAAGTCTACTGTTTGCTTTTGGACAGGCATTTGCTGATGTAATAAAGGCTTCGAATTTTCCTATTCCACAGCAGTTTCTCACTATGATACCATATGTATTGACATTATTGGCACTTATAGGATTTGTTGGAAGAGCTAGAGCACCGAAAGCTTCTGGACAGCCTTATAATAAATAA
- a CDS encoding ABC transporter permease — MSKKFKEMMPSLIAVLIALIIGGIIMISKGVNPIFAYADMAKSAFYQTSPRSPFMSGLARTLLTATPLIFSALAAMVAFKAGLFNIGAQGQMIAGGLAATFWAVTFRNYVIGNLLIVLIVAMVAGFLWAGLAGYLKSKFGVNEVISTIMLNYIIIEFQNFVLNGPLKDTKAGNTQSEKVFEGAKLPTLFFKITKQRLNLGFVIVVLLVIGIFFFFKYFKKGYEIKAVGYSETVAENAGISPKKMMFLAMGLAGICAGLGGAERVLGGSAQYVYTESIMGDAGFTGLAVALLGKNNPFGILIAGIFYAALDVGGSTLQLRYQVDKEIVSIIQALIIIFVASENLFKFFVSKRKGK, encoded by the coding sequence ATGAGTAAGAAATTTAAGGAAATGATGCCATCGCTTATAGCAGTTCTGATTGCGCTGATTATTGGAGGCATTATAATGATATCAAAGGGAGTAAATCCAATATTTGCATACGCAGATATGGCAAAATCTGCATTCTATCAGACTTCGCCAAGATCACCTTTTATGAGTGGACTTGCAAGAACATTACTGACAGCTACACCGCTTATATTCTCTGCACTTGCTGCAATGGTGGCTTTTAAGGCCGGACTATTTAACATAGGGGCACAGGGACAGATGATTGCAGGTGGACTGGCGGCAACATTCTGGGCAGTAACATTTAGAAATTATGTTATAGGTAATCTGCTTATAGTTCTTATTGTGGCAATGGTTGCAGGATTTTTGTGGGCAGGGCTTGCAGGATATCTGAAGTCAAAATTTGGTGTAAATGAAGTAATTAGTACAATTATGTTAAACTATATAATTATCGAATTTCAGAATTTTGTTCTGAACGGTCCTTTAAAAGATACTAAAGCGGGAAATACACAGTCAGAAAAAGTTTTTGAAGGAGCAAAACTTCCTACTCTTTTCTTTAAAATTACTAAACAGCGTTTAAATCTTGGATTTGTTATTGTGGTTCTTTTAGTAATAGGAATTTTCTTTTTCTTTAAATATTTTAAAAAAGGTTATGAAATAAAGGCTGTAGGATATAGTGAAACTGTTGCGGAAAATGCAGGAATTAGCCCTAAAAAAATGATGTTTCTTGCAATGGGACTGGCAGGAATATGTGCCGGTCTAGGTGGAGCTGAAAGAGTTTTAGGAGGATCAGCCCAGTATGTATACACAGAAAGTATAATGGGTGATGCAGGGTTTACAGGACTGGCAGTTGCATTACTTGGAAAAAATAATCCTTTTGGAATACTTATAGCAGGTATATTTTATGCGGCTCTTGACGTAGGTGGTTCCACATTACAGCTTAGATATCAGGTTGATAAAGAAATAGTTTCAATAATACAGGCTTTAATAATAATCTTTGTTGCTTCCGAAAATTTATTTAAATTTTTTGTGTCGAAGAGAAAGGGGAAATAA
- a CDS encoding ABC transporter ATP-binding protein translates to MSDYILEMKNIRKEFLGGKIVANDDITLKIKKGEIHAIVGENGAGKSTLMKILNGLYLPTSGEIYYKGEKTEITSPTVAANLGIGMVYQHFMLIDTLTVAENMVLGFEPKKAGGIFDLATARKQVKEVSEKYGLNIDPGAKVSDLSVGIHQRIEILKILFKGAELLIFDEPSAVLTPQEVIELYAIMRNLIKEGKTIIFITHKLHEVLELSDNITVIRKGKDVGGLTRAEATKEKIANMMVGRVVLFEVKKPDVKIGKTVVKVDNIVVKGDNNIEKIKGLSFEIREGEVLGIAGVEGNGQTELIEALAGLQKIESGSYSIDGVDLTHEDAGSIREKGLSHIPENRHKRATLDDFTIEENMALGVLNVYQKGMLLDYSLIAKKSDEYIKKYDIRPTDGKIKFGGLSGGNQQKVVVARELEKENKFIIAAQPTRGVDIGAIEMIHNTILNEKTKKKAILVVSAELSEIMALSDRIAVMHSGKIVGMLDRKDATTEKIGILMAGGKLDE, encoded by the coding sequence ATGAGTGACTACATTTTGGAAATGAAAAACATAAGAAAAGAATTTTTAGGTGGAAAAATAGTCGCTAATGATGATATTACCTTGAAAATAAAAAAAGGTGAGATTCATGCAATAGTTGGAGAGAATGGTGCCGGAAAATCGACTCTTATGAAAATACTGAATGGACTTTATTTGCCGACTTCAGGTGAAATATACTACAAGGGAGAAAAAACAGAAATTACAAGTCCTACAGTAGCTGCAAATCTTGGAATTGGAATGGTCTATCAGCATTTTATGCTTATAGATACATTAACTGTAGCCGAAAATATGGTTCTAGGTTTTGAACCAAAGAAAGCAGGAGGGATATTTGATCTGGCAACTGCCAGAAAACAGGTAAAGGAAGTTTCTGAAAAATATGGATTGAATATTGATCCAGGTGCAAAAGTTTCTGACCTGTCTGTTGGTATCCATCAGAGAATAGAAATATTGAAGATACTGTTTAAAGGGGCTGAACTGCTTATATTTGATGAACCTAGTGCGGTACTTACTCCACAGGAAGTTATTGAACTTTATGCCATAATGAGAAATTTGATTAAAGAGGGTAAAACAATAATATTTATAACGCATAAACTACATGAAGTGTTGGAACTTTCAGATAATATAACAGTCATAAGAAAAGGAAAAGACGTTGGAGGATTAACGAGAGCAGAAGCTACAAAAGAAAAAATAGCAAACATGATGGTTGGAAGAGTTGTCTTGTTTGAAGTGAAAAAACCTGATGTAAAAATTGGAAAAACTGTTGTAAAAGTTGATAATATTGTAGTAAAAGGTGACAACAATATAGAAAAAATTAAAGGACTTTCCTTTGAAATAAGGGAAGGAGAAGTACTTGGAATAGCTGGGGTTGAAGGTAACGGACAGACAGAGCTTATAGAAGCACTGGCAGGACTTCAAAAGATTGAAAGTGGAAGTTATTCTATCGATGGAGTGGATTTAACACATGAAGATGCAGGAAGTATAAGAGAAAAAGGATTATCACATATTCCTGAAAACAGACATAAAAGAGCAACTCTTGATGACTTTACAATTGAAGAGAATATGGCGCTGGGAGTATTGAACGTATATCAGAAGGGCATGCTTCTTGATTATTCACTGATTGCTAAAAAATCTGATGAATATATAAAAAAATATGATATAAGGCCAACAGATGGGAAAATTAAGTTTGGAGGGCTTTCAGGAGGAAATCAGCAGAAGGTAGTTGTTGCAAGGGAACTGGAAAAGGAAAATAAATTTATAATAGCTGCACAGCCTACAAGAGGTGTAGATATAGGAGCTATTGAAATGATACATAATACTATTTTAAATGAGAAAACAAAGAAAAAAGCAATATTGGTAGTGTCGGCGGAATTGTCTGAAATAATGGCTTTAAGCGACAGGATAGCAGTAATGCACTCTGGAAAAATTGTAGGAATGCTGGACAGAAAAGATGCGACTACTGAAAAAATAGGAATATTAATGGCAGGAGGAAAATTAGATGAGTAA
- the uvrC gene encoding excinuclease ABC subunit UvrC — MIEVKSPVEYKNIPDNPGVYLMKNEKGKIIYVGKAKNLRNRVSSYFKNINSHNAKTLELVKNINDIEFFICKTEVEALILENNLIKKNKPKYNILLKDEKTYPYIKFTKEKFPKLEVVRSTKRLNEKADYFGPYPMGIFFAVKSLLKIFPMRDCNRNMEKITKPCLKYHMNTCPAPCMYKDIETEYSVNVENFKSFLKGHQSDILDVLERRMKHFSDNMEFERAINEREKINSLKRMLETQIIEYSKEINEDVFVFDEKREFVFLCVLNIREGKVINKNHIKISMEKSQEDDLFERLITSYYEKRSIPKNIICDMRYEEKSSLMMEWSKIEKNKEIKMHFPKIHSRRYELLEMGYLNLKEEVEKYFRQKKIVQEGLRNLKKELKLKSHPYRIECFDISNIQGKDAVAAMTVAIDGEVTPKEYRHFKITVKDTPDDFLMMREALTRRYSKLEKDQLPNLILIDGGKGQLGVASEVLEKLGKIEYTDIISIAKREEEIFKSYESDPYLFEREDETLKILQRLRDEAHRFGITHHRKLRSKRNIKSALDDIDGIGPKRKKELIKKFGTIGNIRNATMEELMEVIPEKIAEAVKEGL; from the coding sequence ATGATAGAAGTGAAATCGCCTGTAGAGTATAAAAACATACCTGATAATCCAGGTGTATATTTGATGAAGAATGAAAAAGGGAAAATAATATATGTAGGGAAGGCGAAGAATCTTAGAAACAGGGTATCATCCTATTTTAAGAATATTAATTCCCATAATGCTAAAACGTTGGAACTTGTGAAAAATATAAATGATATAGAATTTTTCATATGTAAGACTGAAGTTGAAGCACTGATACTGGAAAATAATCTGATAAAAAAAAATAAACCTAAATACAACATTCTACTCAAGGATGAAAAAACTTATCCTTATATAAAATTTACAAAAGAAAAGTTTCCCAAGCTGGAAGTTGTACGGAGTACAAAAAGGTTAAATGAAAAGGCGGATTATTTTGGACCTTATCCTATGGGAATATTTTTTGCGGTAAAATCACTTTTAAAAATATTTCCAATGAGGGACTGTAACAGAAATATGGAAAAAATAACTAAACCGTGCTTAAAATATCATATGAATACGTGTCCTGCTCCATGCATGTATAAGGATATTGAAACAGAGTACAGTGTAAATGTTGAAAATTTTAAAAGTTTTTTGAAGGGGCATCAGAGTGATATTTTAGATGTCCTTGAAAGAAGAATGAAACATTTCAGTGATAACATGGAATTTGAGAGGGCAATAAATGAGCGTGAAAAAATAAATTCGCTTAAAAGAATGCTGGAAACACAGATAATAGAATATAGTAAGGAAATCAATGAAGATGTCTTTGTGTTTGATGAAAAAAGAGAATTTGTATTTTTATGCGTGCTGAATATAAGGGAAGGAAAGGTCATAAATAAGAACCATATAAAAATTTCCATGGAAAAAAGTCAGGAAGATGATTTGTTTGAAAGACTTATAACTTCGTATTATGAAAAAAGGAGCATACCTAAAAATATAATATGTGACATGAGATATGAAGAAAAAAGCAGTCTGATGATGGAATGGTCTAAGATAGAGAAAAATAAGGAAATAAAGATGCACTTTCCTAAAATTCATAGCAGACGTTATGAACTTCTTGAAATGGGATATCTGAATCTGAAAGAGGAAGTGGAAAAGTACTTCAGGCAGAAAAAGATAGTTCAGGAAGGACTGAGAAATCTGAAAAAGGAACTGAAACTGAAAAGTCATCCGTACAGGATAGAATGTTTCGATATTTCCAATATTCAGGGGAAAGATGCAGTGGCAGCAATGACTGTAGCAATAGACGGCGAAGTTACTCCTAAGGAATATAGACATTTTAAGATAACGGTAAAGGATACTCCTGACGATTTTCTTATGATGAGGGAAGCTTTGACAAGAAGGTATTCAAAGCTTGAAAAAGACCAGCTTCCCAATCTTATACTGATTGACGGGGGAAAAGGTCAGCTGGGAGTTGCTTCGGAAGTACTTGAAAAGCTTGGAAAGATAGAATATACAGATATTATAAGCATTGCAAAGAGAGAAGAAGAAATATTTAAAAGTTATGAGAGTGATCCATATTTATTTGAAAGAGAGGATGAGACACTGAAAATACTTCAGAGATTACGTGATGAAGCTCACAGGTTTGGAATAACACATCATAGAAAGCTCAGAAGTAAAAGAAATATCAAAAGTGCACTGGATGATATAGACGGAATAGGACCTAAAAGAAAGAAAGAACTGATAAAGAAGTTTGGAACAATAGGTAATATAAGAAATGCAACTATGGAAGAACTTATGGAAGTAATTCCGGAAAAGATAGCGGAAGCTGTGAAAGAAGGTTTATAA
- the rapZ gene encoding RNase adapter RapZ: protein MEYEEEGKELVIITGMSGAGKSETMNFFEDREYFCIDNFPISLFQYLNEIFLSNKKRNKLAVAIDIRNQEFIEQFLKQLEFLDKSKIDYEIIYLDARTSVLLSRYELSRRKHPLNLHDTLLENIEAERKMIKDFMLKADLVIDTTKTSAKELQQILEKEFSGKKAKLNVNLTSFGFKNGIPLDLHLMFDLRFLPNPYYIEDLKYKTGNHEDVMNYVMGLEESKEFYKMLLDMLEYLIPKYEKDGKSHLRIGIGCSGGQHRSATFVNMLYKDLSERLDYKITKFHREIGDKTEV, encoded by the coding sequence ATTTTTTTGAAGACAGGGAATATTTCTGCATTGATAACTTTCCAATAAGTTTGTTTCAGTATTTAAATGAAATATTTCTAAGTAATAAAAAGAGAAATAAACTTGCAGTTGCAATAGATATAAGAAATCAGGAATTTATAGAACAGTTTTTAAAACAGCTTGAATTCTTGGATAAAAGTAAGATAGATTATGAAATTATATATCTTGATGCCAGAACAAGTGTACTTCTTAGCAGATATGAACTATCAAGAAGAAAACATCCTTTAAATCTGCATGATACTTTACTTGAAAATATTGAAGCCGAAAGAAAGATGATTAAAGACTTTATGTTGAAAGCAGATTTAGTAATAGACACAACTAAAACTTCTGCGAAAGAACTTCAGCAGATACTGGAAAAGGAATTTTCAGGTAAAAAGGCAAAATTAAATGTAAATCTTACTTCTTTCGGATTTAAGAATGGAATACCACTGGATCTACATCTGATGTTTGATTTGAGATTTTTACCCAACCCTTATTATATTGAGGATTTAAAATATAAAACAGGAAATCATGAAGATGTTATGAATTATGTAATGGGGCTTGAAGAAAGTAAGGAATTCTATAAAATGCTGCTGGATATGCTTGAATATCTTATACCTAAGTATGAAAAGGATGGAAAGTCACATTTACGTATAGGAATAGGCTGTTCAGGAGGGCAGCACAGATCTGCAACTTTTGTAAATATGCTATATAAGGATCTGTCTGAAAGACTAGATTATAAAATAACAAAATTTCATAGGGAAATAGGTGATAAAACGGAGGTATAG